A stretch of the Streptococcus suis genome encodes the following:
- a CDS encoding segregation/condensation protein B — MNRLAEIEVLLFVAGEEGLTLRNLAEMLELQPTAVNQQLEKLSEKYQADPDSGLALLESSNRFKLVTKKEYAELLRIYAKTPINQTMSRALLETLSIVAYKQPITRIEVDDIRGVNSSGAISKLQAFDLIRENGKKEVLGRPNLYVTTDYFLDYMGINSLEELPDVSDLEIVQEETELFLERNELENEN; from the coding sequence ATGAATCGCTTAGCTGAAATCGAAGTCCTGCTCTTTGTGGCTGGAGAAGAAGGGTTGACCTTACGCAATCTTGCAGAGATGTTGGAATTACAACCAACAGCGGTTAATCAGCAATTAGAGAAACTCAGCGAGAAATACCAAGCGGATCCCGATTCAGGCTTAGCTCTCTTGGAATCATCTAACCGATTTAAATTGGTTACCAAAAAAGAATATGCTGAGCTTCTAAGAATCTATGCCAAAACACCGATCAATCAGACTATGTCGCGAGCACTTTTAGAAACATTGTCTATTGTTGCCTATAAGCAGCCGATTACACGGATAGAAGTTGATGATATTCGAGGGGTTAATTCGAGCGGTGCGATTAGTAAATTACAAGCCTTTGATTTGATTCGTGAGAACGGCAAGAAGGAAGTGCTTGGAAGACCCAATCTTTATGTAACAACGGATTATTTCCTTGATTACATGGGAATAAACAGCTTAGAAGAATTGCCAGATGTATCTGATTTGGAAATTGTCCAAGAGGAGACTGAGTTGTTCTTAGAAAGAAATGAGTTAGAAAATGAGAATTAA
- a CDS encoding rRNA pseudouridine synthase, whose amino-acid sequence MRINKYIAHAGVASRRKAEELIKQGQVTVNGQVVRELGTLIKSGDKVEVEGQPIYNEEKVYYLLNKPRGVISSVSDDKGRKTVIDLLPMVKERIYPVGRLDWDTSGVLILTNDGDFTDEMIHPRNEIDKVYLARVKGIANKEVLRPLTRGVVIDGKKTKPAVYEIIKVDPVKNRSVVELTIHEGRNHQVKKMFEAVGLQVDKLSRTRFGNLDLTGLRPGEYRKLNKKDISKLHTLAVAKTVKK is encoded by the coding sequence ATGAGAATTAATAAATACATTGCCCATGCTGGTGTAGCCAGTCGTCGAAAGGCGGAAGAACTGATTAAGCAAGGGCAAGTTACTGTCAATGGTCAGGTGGTTCGAGAGCTAGGGACCCTTATCAAGTCAGGTGATAAGGTTGAAGTGGAAGGACAGCCAATTTATAATGAAGAAAAGGTTTATTACTTACTAAATAAACCACGTGGTGTTATTTCTAGTGTATCTGATGACAAGGGCCGTAAGACTGTCATAGACTTACTGCCTATGGTCAAGGAACGCATCTATCCTGTTGGTCGGCTAGACTGGGATACGTCTGGGGTCTTGATATTGACCAACGATGGGGACTTTACCGATGAAATGATTCACCCACGAAATGAGATTGATAAGGTATATTTGGCGCGTGTGAAAGGCATCGCCAATAAGGAAGTCTTACGTCCCTTAACTCGTGGGGTGGTCATTGACGGTAAGAAAACCAAGCCAGCTGTCTATGAAATCATTAAGGTGGATCCTGTAAAAAACCGTTCTGTAGTTGAGTTGACAATTCATGAAGGACGCAATCATCAAGTGAAGAAGATGTTTGAAGCTGTGGGCTTGCAGGTGGATAAACTATCTCGAACCCGTTTTGGCAATCTGGATTTGACTGGCTTACGTCCTGGGGAATATCGCAAGCTGAATAAGAAAGATATTAGTAAGCTCCACACACTTGCTGTTGCTAAGACTGTTAAAAAATAA
- a CDS encoding ECF transporter S component, translating into MTNTRKMTIIAILSAVSFLLMYLKFPLIPTANFLEVDFSLVPILFGLLILDTKASFAILLVRTLLKLILNNQGPSTIIGLPMNIAAMSIFILAVAYFWKKDQTIKNYIKTAIVATIGSTLVMLLLNYVYAVPVYAAFANFDIKEILGLWNYLLMMVLPFNLLQGIVLSAVFYICQKAAQPILKKV; encoded by the coding sequence ATGACAAACACACGCAAAATGACGATTATCGCCATTCTTTCAGCAGTATCTTTTCTGCTCATGTACTTGAAATTTCCCCTTATTCCAACGGCGAATTTCTTAGAGGTGGATTTTTCACTAGTACCAATCTTGTTTGGTCTGTTAATTTTAGATACCAAGGCTAGTTTTGCTATCCTTTTGGTTCGAACCTTGCTCAAACTGATTTTAAACAATCAGGGGCCATCAACCATTATTGGTTTACCGATGAATATCGCTGCTATGTCAATCTTTATTTTAGCGGTGGCATATTTCTGGAAAAAAGATCAGACTATTAAAAATTACATCAAAACAGCAATCGTTGCAACCATTGGTTCGACCTTAGTCATGTTGTTACTGAACTATGTTTATGCAGTGCCAGTCTATGCTGCATTTGCAAACTTTGATATTAAAGAAATTTTAGGCTTGTGGAATTACCTATTGATGATGGTATTACCATTTAATCTGTTACAAGGGATTGTCTTATCAGCGGTATTTTATATTTGCCAAAAAGCTGCTCAGCCAATTTTAAAGAAAGTTTAA
- the xerD gene encoding site-specific tyrosine recombinase XerD — MKQAIETFIKSKKISLNSQKSYTYDLQQFLTVTKAEISQQSLLLYQQFLLDLKPAAQKRKVSTINQFLYFLYESGYMDRFYKLQAMASSGRVKKRMEREDLSLLFRESPFLDGQLIALLIALLGLTPSEIAELKSEQMNLNFQVMTVEKGATKRVLSLPKELLSYVENHLTGKYVFDKKGYPYSRQWFFNRLSEYLQSIGKTDWTAQKLREQFILQQIDEGKSLDQIAKELGLKTSVSLDKFR, encoded by the coding sequence ATGAAACAAGCGATTGAAACCTTTATCAAGAGCAAAAAAATCAGCCTAAATAGCCAAAAATCCTATACCTATGATTTACAGCAATTTTTGACCGTGACCAAGGCAGAGATTTCCCAACAGTCCCTACTGCTCTATCAACAGTTTCTCTTGGATCTGAAACCTGCTGCTCAGAAAAGAAAAGTATCAACTATCAATCAATTTCTCTATTTCCTTTATGAAAGTGGGTACATGGATCGTTTCTATAAACTGCAGGCAATGGCAAGCTCTGGTCGTGTCAAAAAGCGGATGGAACGTGAAGATTTATCACTGCTTTTTCGGGAATCACCATTTCTTGATGGACAGCTTATTGCACTTTTGATTGCATTGCTAGGGCTTACGCCTAGTGAAATAGCAGAGCTAAAGAGTGAGCAGATGAACCTGAACTTTCAAGTTATGACAGTTGAGAAGGGAGCTACCAAGCGGGTTCTTAGTTTGCCGAAGGAACTTCTTTCCTATGTAGAAAACCACCTAACTGGAAAATATGTATTCGATAAGAAGGGGTACCCATACTCTCGTCAATGGTTCTTTAATCGGTTGAGTGAATATTTACAATCTATAGGAAAAACCGATTGGACTGCCCAAAAATTGCGAGAACAATTTATTCTACAACAGATAGACGAAGGAAAATCTTTGGACCAAATCGCCAAGGAGTTAGGACTGAAAACAAGCGTGAGTTTGGATAAATTTAGATAA
- a CDS encoding PAP2 family protein: protein MKNKQIHLRNASFFALAFVILGYTAKFFQTSLAGFDSTIQTAIRGNLPNGVTQFWTSITILGNTVIILAITLLVAAFFYFYKKWKIEAYFLLASFAAMGVASTALKYVYQRPRPSIQWLIDTIGYSFPSWHAASTMMIAGAIVIVLQQRMKKGLARTAVQALLVFISILVAISRIYIGVHYPTDIIGGWLLAITLLQAMYPFYDQKRFEWRFQSKQK, encoded by the coding sequence ATGAAGAATAAACAAATCCATTTACGAAACGCATCCTTTTTTGCCCTAGCATTTGTTATCTTAGGCTATACGGCAAAATTTTTCCAGACATCTTTAGCGGGGTTTGATTCAACCATTCAAACAGCCATTCGTGGTAATCTACCGAATGGAGTAACCCAGTTTTGGACGTCTATTACCATTTTAGGAAATACAGTTATTATTTTAGCCATTACCTTGCTTGTGGCGGCATTCTTTTATTTCTATAAGAAGTGGAAGATTGAAGCGTATTTTTTACTTGCTAGCTTTGCAGCGATGGGGGTAGCATCAACAGCCCTGAAATATGTCTACCAACGTCCTCGCCCGAGCATCCAATGGTTAATTGATACAATTGGCTATTCGTTTCCAAGTTGGCACGCAGCGTCAACTATGATGATTGCAGGAGCAATTGTCATCGTGCTACAACAACGTATGAAAAAGGGATTGGCCCGAACTGCTGTGCAAGCCCTTCTTGTTTTCATTTCTATATTGGTTGCCATATCTCGTATCTATATTGGGGTACACTACCCAACCGATATTATCGGAGGTTGGTTACTGGCTATCACACTTTTACAAGCCATGTACCCATTTTATGATCAGAAACGGTTTGAATGGCGATTCCAAAGCAAGCAGAAATAA
- a CDS encoding ABC transporter ATP-binding protein, with the protein MIEVRALDKAIKGRTILSNISFEIKSGECVALIGPNGAGKTTLLSCLLGDRKATKGQVLLDGLAPQAQSNKEKVAVLPQENAIPTDLKVKELLRFFQAIYKDSLTDVEIDSLLCFSPEQKNQLAGKLSGGQKRLLAFVICLIGKPKLLFLDEPTAGMDTSTRQRFWEIVHDLKEKGVTIFYTSHYIEEVEHTAERILVLHQGRLLRDTTPFAMRSEEQEKEVTLPIAFAVVVEDLDAIDNISYKQDTVSFKTRAIEQVWANLQEAGCRISDLEVQNKTLLNSLFDKTREKE; encoded by the coding sequence ATGATAGAAGTACGAGCACTAGACAAGGCTATCAAAGGTCGGACAATCTTGTCCAATATTTCCTTTGAAATCAAGTCTGGAGAATGTGTGGCCTTGATTGGTCCAAACGGGGCTGGAAAGACGACCCTCCTGTCGTGTTTGTTGGGAGATAGGAAGGCGACGAAAGGGCAGGTTTTGTTGGATGGTCTGGCTCCACAGGCTCAGTCTAATAAGGAAAAGGTGGCAGTCTTACCACAAGAAAATGCTATCCCCACAGACCTGAAGGTCAAGGAATTACTTCGCTTTTTCCAAGCTATTTACAAAGATAGTCTGACAGATGTAGAAATCGACAGCCTGCTCTGCTTTTCCCCAGAGCAAAAAAATCAACTGGCCGGCAAGCTATCGGGTGGTCAGAAGCGGCTCTTGGCCTTTGTCATCTGCCTGATTGGCAAGCCCAAGTTGCTCTTTTTGGATGAGCCAACGGCGGGCATGGATACGTCGACCCGTCAGCGTTTTTGGGAGATTGTCCATGACTTGAAGGAAAAGGGAGTGACTATTTTTTATACCAGCCACTACATCGAGGAAGTGGAGCATACGGCGGAGCGCATTTTAGTCTTACATCAAGGCCGACTCTTGCGGGATACGACGCCGTTTGCCATGCGGAGTGAGGAGCAGGAAAAAGAAGTGACTTTGCCGATTGCCTTTGCGGTGGTGGTGGAGGACTTGGACGCGATTGATAATATAAGCTATAAGCAGGACACAGTCAGCTTCAAGACCCGAGCTATTGAGCAGGTTTGGGCAAATTTGCAGGAAGCAGGCTGTCGGATTTCAGACTTAGAAGTGCAGAACAAGACCCTACTCAACAGCCTATTTGACAAGACAAGGGAGAAAGAGTAA
- a CDS encoding CsbD family protein: MSEDKISAKLEQLSGSVKEGFGKLTGDKEIEVEGIVEKGIGKAKELVEDAKDSIEGAVQGIKNAFDKEDK; the protein is encoded by the coding sequence ATGTCAGAAGACAAAATCAGTGCAAAATTGGAACAATTATCAGGCTCAGTAAAAGAAGGTTTTGGTAAATTAACAGGTGACAAGGAAATCGAAGTCGAAGGAATTGTCGAAAAGGGAATCGGAAAAGCTAAAGAACTGGTTGAAGATGCAAAAGACAGTATCGAAGGTGCAGTGCAGGGCATTAAAAATGCATTTGACAAGGAAGACAAATAA
- a CDS encoding DNA starvation/stationary phase protection protein, with product MMKQNYYQTPAEVATLSPRQSKLLVDSKAVLNQAVADLSVAHSILHQVHWYMRGRGFMTWHPKMDDYMEEIDGYLDEMSERLITLGGAPFSTLKEFSENSQLKEVPGDYNVTIEDQLARVVEVFRYLAALFQKGFDVSNEEGDSVTNDIFNVAKASIEKHIWMLQAELGQSPKL from the coding sequence ATGATGAAACAAAATTATTATCAAACTCCAGCAGAAGTTGCAACTCTTTCTCCACGTCAATCTAAATTGTTAGTTGATTCAAAGGCTGTATTGAATCAAGCTGTAGCTGACTTATCAGTTGCCCATTCCATCCTCCATCAAGTTCATTGGTATATGCGTGGTCGTGGCTTTATGACTTGGCATCCAAAGATGGATGACTATATGGAAGAAATCGATGGTTATTTGGATGAGATGAGTGAGCGACTCATCACCTTGGGTGGGGCACCATTTTCTACCCTTAAAGAGTTTAGTGAAAATAGTCAGCTCAAGGAAGTTCCTGGTGATTACAATGTAACGATTGAAGATCAATTGGCGCGTGTGGTAGAGGTGTTCCGCTATCTGGCTGCTCTTTTCCAAAAGGGATTTGATGTCAGTAATGAAGAAGGTGACAGCGTAACCAACGACATTTTCAATGTGGCTAAGGCTAGTATTGAAAAACATATTTGGATGCTACAGGCAGAACTTGGTCAATCACCTAAGTTGTAA
- a CDS encoding metallophosphoesterase encodes MAGASKTILVMSDSHGDRQIVEEIKNRYFGKVAAIFHNGDSELDSQDSIWDGVYVVNGNCDYFGGYPDQLVTNFDDVTIAQTHGHLYGINYGWQRLDYWAQEVDADICLYGHLHVPDAEVRGKTLFLNPGSVSQPRGLVRECLYALVTISDDYFHIDYYNRQHQLYPALTKDISR; translated from the coding sequence ATGGCAGGAGCAAGCAAAACAATCTTAGTCATGAGTGATTCTCATGGGGATAGACAGATCGTTGAAGAAATTAAAAACCGTTATTTTGGTAAGGTCGCTGCAATCTTTCATAATGGAGATTCTGAACTAGATAGTCAAGATAGTATTTGGGATGGAGTTTACGTTGTCAACGGGAATTGTGACTACTTTGGTGGTTACCCAGACCAATTGGTTACCAATTTCGACGATGTGACCATTGCACAGACTCATGGTCATCTTTATGGCATTAATTACGGCTGGCAGCGGTTGGATTATTGGGCACAGGAAGTTGATGCGGATATTTGTTTGTATGGGCATCTGCATGTACCTGATGCTGAAGTTCGAGGCAAGACGCTCTTTCTCAATCCTGGCTCCGTTAGCCAACCACGTGGTCTGGTCAGAGAATGTCTCTATGCCCTTGTAACCATCTCTGATGATTATTTTCATATTGATTATTATAACCGACAGCACCAACTCTACCCAGCATTGACAAAGGATATTTCAAGATGA
- a CDS encoding ABC transporter permease: MKALIQVESIKLSRSLGVFLLSIGMPVIFFLIFSSTVQFDDAAMQKAFIQSYMLTMTGFSMSGFALFTFPMMLAEDRNNSWLTFIQHSPLPIWQYYFSKIVRVLLCFVSSIAIVFAVGGLVKGVEMTAQEWVISALLLLVTSIVFLAIGLLLVQIQSEQTMSVVANLLYFVLAIMGGSWMPVSLFPDWVQRICKLMPSYHVNQLVTTYAQEGDFLWKSLLIVLGYVIIFLGITLVMNRKSEQQ, from the coding sequence ATGAAAGCATTGATTCAAGTAGAAAGCATTAAATTATCCAGAAGTTTGGGAGTTTTTCTCCTGTCTATCGGTATGCCCGTTATCTTTTTCTTGATTTTTTCATCAACGGTCCAGTTTGACGATGCGGCCATGCAAAAGGCCTTCATCCAGTCCTATATGCTGACCATGACAGGATTTTCCATGTCGGGCTTTGCCCTCTTTACCTTTCCCATGATGCTGGCGGAGGATAGAAACAATAGTTGGTTGACCTTTATTCAGCATTCTCCTCTGCCAATCTGGCAATACTACTTCTCTAAAATTGTGCGGGTCTTGCTCTGTTTTGTGTCTTCCATTGCCATTGTCTTTGCGGTGGGTGGCTTGGTCAAGGGAGTTGAAATGACCGCTCAGGAATGGGTGATCTCGGCTCTCTTACTTTTAGTAACCTCTATCGTATTTCTAGCTATTGGCTTGCTTTTGGTGCAAATTCAGTCGGAACAAACCATGTCGGTGGTAGCCAATCTACTCTATTTTGTCCTTGCTATCATGGGCGGATCTTGGATGCCTGTCTCTCTCTTTCCTGACTGGGTGCAACGGATATGTAAACTCATGCCCAGCTACCATGTCAACCAGCTAGTGACCACCTATGCCCAAGAGGGAGATTTTCTCTGGAAATCCTTGCTAATTGTCCTAGGATATGTCATAATTTTCTTAGGAATTACTCTGGTTATGAATAGAAAATCCGAGCAGCAGTGA
- a CDS encoding acyltransferase translates to MRIKWLSVIRVIGLLFVLLYHYFIKQFPGGFVGVDLFFTLSGYLTTAMLIDEFAAHKKIDIIAFFRRRIYRILPPLVLTILLVVPLALTIRNDFIANIGSQITAALGFVTNFFEILSGGSYENQFSPHLFVHTWTLAIEMQFYIIWAGFIWFMARTARTIGQLRGTIFLSSSILFLFSFLGMFISAFFISNYSAIYYSTFTHIFPFFIGSILATIVGVKQTTHSFHKLVEQFSIRNLLLIFAGGFGIELLLLFFLQFSSIWTYLFGFLLSGLATAAMIFSARILHEKTPHITEPKTILFIANISYGMYLFHWPFLIIFSQLLPSIVAVILSLIFSTILSTISFYVLEPYVVGKVGKLFGLAVDLKPYKKHITIGFSLLTVLNIAICLFAPKLGNFDKENMISSLYQAQTQLATTRAGVENAQATSYEIQEGVTIFGDSVTVRASTAVQTALPDAQIDGTVSRHLTEISGLISLYKKNNILKQTVVVALGTNTSDNYQELLDQLVKEFPKGHRLIFVTPYDGNYTPSNSLAYQTGQYEKELANQYDYISIADWYQAAKDSPNIWINTDLVHFNLETDGATIFATTIKDAVEASANGPIKN, encoded by the coding sequence ATGCGAATTAAATGGTTATCGGTTATTAGGGTCATTGGACTTTTATTTGTCTTACTTTATCACTATTTTATTAAACAATTTCCAGGTGGCTTTGTTGGGGTAGACCTATTCTTTACCCTGTCTGGTTATCTGACAACTGCAATGCTTATTGATGAATTTGCAGCACACAAAAAAATTGACATCATTGCCTTTTTCCGTCGTAGAATCTATCGCATTTTACCGCCTTTAGTACTGACTATCTTGCTCGTCGTACCACTTGCTCTGACCATTCGGAATGACTTCATCGCTAATATCGGTAGTCAAATCACTGCTGCTTTAGGTTTTGTAACAAACTTTTTTGAAATCCTATCTGGTGGAAGCTATGAAAATCAGTTTTCTCCTCATTTGTTCGTACACACTTGGACGCTCGCTATTGAGATGCAATTCTATATCATCTGGGCAGGATTCATTTGGTTCATGGCAAGGACTGCTCGAACAATTGGACAATTGAGAGGAACCATTTTCCTAAGTTCAAGCATTCTATTTCTCTTCAGTTTCTTGGGAATGTTCATTTCGGCTTTCTTTATCAGCAACTATTCAGCAATCTACTACTCAACCTTTACACATATATTTCCATTCTTTATCGGAAGCATATTAGCTACAATAGTTGGTGTAAAACAAACAACGCACTCCTTCCACAAACTAGTTGAACAATTCTCTATCCGAAATCTATTACTCATTTTTGCAGGTGGTTTCGGCATTGAATTACTCCTTCTATTTTTCCTTCAATTCAGCTCTATTTGGACTTACCTTTTTGGTTTCCTCTTGTCCGGTTTGGCAACAGCTGCAATGATCTTCTCAGCTCGAATCCTTCATGAGAAAACACCTCATATTACTGAGCCAAAGACCATCTTGTTCATTGCCAACATTTCTTATGGAATGTATCTCTTCCATTGGCCATTTCTCATCATCTTTTCTCAATTACTCCCAAGTATCGTGGCTGTTATCCTATCTCTCATTTTTTCTACTATCCTATCAACCATTTCCTTCTATGTTTTGGAACCATATGTTGTAGGTAAAGTAGGAAAATTATTTGGTCTAGCGGTCGACTTAAAGCCCTATAAGAAACATATTACCATCGGTTTTTCACTACTAACTGTTCTGAATATCGCGATCTGCTTATTTGCGCCGAAACTAGGAAATTTTGATAAAGAAAATATGATCAGCTCACTTTACCAAGCTCAAACGCAATTGGCCACCACTCGAGCTGGTGTAGAAAATGCTCAAGCAACCAGTTATGAGATTCAAGAGGGGGTAACCATTTTCGGTGACTCTGTTACTGTCCGTGCTAGCACAGCTGTTCAAACAGCTTTACCTGACGCACAAATCGATGGAACTGTTAGCCGGCATCTAACTGAGATTTCCGGTCTAATCAGCTTATACAAGAAAAATAATATCCTGAAACAAACTGTTGTAGTTGCATTAGGGACCAATACAAGTGATAATTATCAAGAATTATTAGATCAGCTTGTCAAAGAATTTCCTAAAGGGCACAGACTCATCTTTGTCACACCCTATGATGGTAATTATACTCCAAGCAATTCACTTGCTTATCAGACAGGCCAATACGAAAAAGAATTGGCAAACCAATATGATTATATTTCGATTGCTGACTGGTATCAAGCTGCGAAAGACAGCCCAAACATCTGGATCAATACAGACCTTGTGCATTTCAATCTCGAAACAGATGGAGCAACAATCTTTGCAACAACCATTAAGGATGCTGTAGAAGCCAGTGCAAATGGACCAATTAAAAATTGA
- the yidD gene encoding membrane protein insertion efficiency factor YidD, with amino-acid sequence MVKLFIGLVRLYQTFISPLFPPSCRYQPTCSNYMIEALNKHGLKGLLMGLARIGRCHPFVEGGDDPVPDTFSLRRNKHM; translated from the coding sequence ATGGTCAAGCTCTTCATCGGCTTGGTTCGGCTTTATCAAACATTCATTTCTCCCCTCTTTCCCCCATCTTGTCGCTATCAGCCGACCTGTTCAAATTACATGATTGAAGCTTTAAATAAACATGGACTCAAGGGCTTATTAATGGGACTAGCTCGAATTGGTCGCTGTCATCCCTTTGTAGAAGGTGGCGATGATCCAGTTCCAGATACGTTTAGTTTACGAAGAAACAAGCATATGTAG
- a CDS encoding tRNA (cytidine(34)-2'-O)-methyltransferase — protein MNIEELDYIEETAKNHVVLFEPQIPQNTGNIARTCAATNSPLHIIKPMGFPIDDRKMKRAGLDYWDKLDVRFYDNLEEFMRYASQQGVVHLVSKFADKTYSAEQYDDGKIHYFLFGREDKGLPEEFMRKHPDKAIRIPMNDEHVRSLNVSNTVCMIVYEALRQQKFVGLELLHTYEQDKLKS, from the coding sequence ATGAATATAGAAGAATTAGATTATATTGAAGAAACTGCAAAAAATCATGTGGTTTTGTTTGAACCACAGATTCCACAAAATACAGGAAATATTGCTCGGACTTGTGCTGCGACAAACAGTCCATTACATATCATAAAACCGATGGGTTTTCCAATTGATGATCGTAAAATGAAGCGAGCAGGGTTGGATTATTGGGATAAATTAGATGTTCGCTTTTATGATAATCTGGAAGAATTTATGCGGTATGCCAGTCAACAGGGAGTAGTGCACCTGGTGTCAAAATTTGCAGATAAAACATACTCAGCTGAACAGTATGATGATGGAAAAATCCATTATTTTCTTTTTGGTAGAGAAGACAAGGGGTTACCTGAGGAGTTTATGCGAAAACATCCAGATAAAGCAATTCGCATACCGATGAATGATGAACATGTGCGGAGTCTGAACGTTTCGAATACGGTATGTATGATTGTTTATGAAGCACTGCGTCAACAAAAATTTGTTGGTCTTGAGTTGCTCCATACCTATGAACAAGATAAATTGAAATCATAA
- a CDS encoding CBS domain-containing protein yields the protein MIAREFEAFLLEQEETFLTPAEKLAVLVESHNIDHAKLLLSHTTYSRVPVVTEDGNYFGTIGLTEIIKYQSDNELTDDELNVDISLIAKTDEETVGLDYDLTEVMRKLVDQSFLPVLGENRKFVGIITRKSILKAINALLHNFPLASKEGKK from the coding sequence ATGATTGCACGTGAATTTGAAGCCTTCTTGTTAGAACAGGAAGAAACCTTCCTTACTCCTGCTGAAAAATTGGCAGTTTTGGTGGAGAGTCACAATATTGACCATGCAAAACTGTTGCTTAGCCACACAACCTACTCGCGTGTACCTGTAGTGACAGAAGATGGAAACTATTTTGGAACAATTGGTTTAACTGAAATTATCAAATACCAGTCAGATAATGAACTGACCGATGATGAATTAAATGTAGATATCTCCCTCATTGCAAAAACGGATGAAGAAACCGTTGGCCTAGATTATGACTTAACGGAAGTAATGCGAAAATTGGTAGATCAATCTTTCTTACCTGTTCTTGGAGAAAACAGGAAATTCGTAGGTATCATTACTCGAAAATCCATCTTAAAAGCAATCAATGCTCTTCTACATAATTTTCCACTCGCGTCAAAAGAAGGAAAGAAATGA
- a CDS encoding segregation/condensation protein A: protein MDIKLKDFEGPLDLLLHLVSKYQVDIYEVPITEVIEQYLAYIATLQAMRLEVAGEYMLMASQLMVIKSRRLLPKVVEQADPEDDPEMDLLDQLEEYRNFKLLSEKMGEQHNERAHYFSKPKLDLICEDVQLAQDKTVIDIFLAFSKVMAEKQASLRQSHATIARDEYKIEDMMDFVRNRFQSHPRIELRQLFLESQDINEVITMFLATLELVKVHEIVLEQAEIFGDIYLVRRENESLS from the coding sequence ATGGATATTAAATTAAAAGATTTTGAAGGACCCTTAGATCTCTTACTCCACTTGGTATCCAAGTATCAGGTAGATATTTACGAGGTTCCAATTACGGAAGTTATTGAGCAATATTTAGCCTACATTGCGACCTTACAGGCCATGCGGTTAGAAGTAGCGGGAGAATATATGCTAATGGCTAGCCAATTGATGGTGATAAAAAGCCGTCGTTTATTGCCAAAGGTCGTTGAACAGGCAGATCCTGAAGATGATCCGGAAATGGATCTCTTGGACCAATTAGAAGAATACCGGAATTTTAAGCTTCTCAGTGAAAAAATGGGGGAGCAACATAATGAACGGGCACATTATTTTTCAAAACCAAAGCTAGATTTAATCTGTGAGGATGTCCAACTAGCGCAAGATAAAACGGTGATTGATATTTTCCTAGCATTTTCAAAAGTAATGGCAGAAAAACAAGCCAGTTTGCGCCAGTCTCATGCAACAATTGCACGGGATGAATACAAAATTGAAGATATGATGGACTTTGTACGTAATCGTTTCCAGAGTCATCCACGCATCGAACTTCGTCAGCTGTTTCTGGAAAGTCAAGATATTAACGAAGTGATTACGATGTTTCTCGCAACCCTGGAATTGGTCAAGGTTCATGAAATTGTATTGGAACAGGCTGAAATATTTGGGGATATTTATCTAGTAAGGAGAGAAAATGAATCGCTTAGCTGA
- a CDS encoding low molecular weight phosphotyrosine protein phosphatase, with protein sequence MQKIVFVCLGNICRSPMAEFVMKDLTNQVYIESRATSSWEHGNPIHPGTQNIFRKHNISYDSTKTSQQISQKDFETFDLIIGMDSQNIQDLKRMAPSSVQEKIFQFTDKSVPDPWYTGDFDETYEIVKNGCSRWLDRL encoded by the coding sequence ATGCAAAAAATAGTTTTTGTCTGCCTTGGAAATATTTGTCGCAGTCCAATGGCAGAGTTTGTTATGAAAGATTTAACAAATCAAGTATATATTGAAAGTCGAGCAACATCTAGCTGGGAACACGGAAATCCCATTCATCCTGGAACGCAAAATATTTTCAGAAAACACAATATCAGCTATGATAGCACAAAAACATCGCAACAAATCAGTCAGAAAGACTTTGAGACATTTGACCTTATCATTGGAATGGACAGTCAGAATATCCAAGACCTGAAAAGAATGGCCCCTTCTTCTGTCCAAGAAAAAATTTTCCAATTTACTGATAAATCGGTTCCAGATCCATGGTACACTGGTGATTTCGATGAAACCTATGAGATAGTAAAAAATGGCTGTTCCAGATGGCTAGATAGATTGTAA